The following proteins come from a genomic window of Methanomicrobia archaeon:
- a CDS encoding RNA polymerase Rpb4 family protein, with amino-acid sequence MIVKEILDESVLTLAEAKETLQALRAPRARGAEKEEEGATEEIRYERRKASEHTSKFAKLSAESSRALVDELRELPKMKESIAVRIADLVPKSPNEVRAIYAKERFTLTEADIESVLDAIAKHE; translated from the coding sequence ATGATCGTAAAAGAGATACTTGATGAAAGCGTCCTGACGCTGGCTGAGGCTAAAGAAACCCTGCAAGCTCTGCGGGCCCCCCGTGCCAGGGGCGCGGAGAAGGAAGAAGAGGGCGCGACGGAGGAGATCCGGTACGAGCGAAGGAAAGCCTCTGAGCATACCTCGAAATTCGCGAAACTGAGTGCAGAAAGTTCCCGTGCACTGGTTGATGAGTTGCGCGAGTTACCCAAGATGAAGGAGAGCATTGCGGTACGAATTGCTGATTTGGTGCCCAAGAGCCCGAACGAGGTGCGGGCGATCTACGCGAAGGAGCGCTTCACGCTCACCGAGGCGGACATCGAGAGTGTCCTGGACGCCATCGCGAAGCACGAGTGA